The Candidatus Nanosynbacter lyticus genome window below encodes:
- a CDS encoding ABC transporter permease: MRALLFAKRCTKEVVRDPINLFFGLVFPLVLLGLLSIINVSIPAEANNTMFAIKNLAPGIAMFGTAFLALFSGMLLAKDRTSSFLMRLFTSPMTARDFIIGYTIPMIIIATMQAVITLVIACFIGLDFSVHIIGAIVITTVTSLLFVGCGLFFGSLINERAVGGICGALLTNVAGWLSGVFVPVDLIGGGFKMVAEALPFYHSVAAIKGSIEGNWQVITPHLLIVLCYTTVIFTLAIYIFRRKMTGRNT; the protein is encoded by the coding sequence ATGAGAGCTTTACTATTTGCTAAACGCTGTACAAAAGAAGTTGTACGCGATCCGATCAATCTATTCTTTGGATTAGTCTTTCCACTCGTTTTGCTTGGACTACTCTCTATTATAAATGTCAGCATTCCCGCCGAAGCCAATAATACTATGTTTGCCATCAAAAATTTGGCACCAGGTATCGCAATGTTCGGTACGGCATTCCTAGCACTATTCTCAGGTATGCTCCTAGCAAAAGACCGAACTTCATCATTCCTGATGCGTCTGTTTACCTCGCCTATGACAGCCCGAGATTTTATCATTGGATACACAATTCCGATGATTATCATTGCTACCATGCAGGCAGTGATTACCCTCGTTATCGCCTGCTTTATCGGGCTCGACTTTTCAGTGCATATTATTGGGGCAATCGTTATTACAACGGTAACGTCGCTTCTATTTGTTGGATGTGGGTTATTCTTCGGCAGTCTCATCAACGAGCGAGCAGTTGGCGGTATATGTGGCGCCCTGCTAACCAATGTCGCTGGCTGGCTGTCGGGCGTATTTGTCCCGGTCGATCTCATCGGCGGTGGCTTTAAAATGGTTGCGGAAGCACTGCCATTTTACCACAGTGTTGCCGCCATTAAAGGCAGCATTGAGGGGAATTGGCAAGTCATCACACCACATCTACTGATTGTTTTGTGTTATACCACCGTTATCTTTACACTCGCTATCTATATCTTTCGGCGAAAGATGACCGGGCGAAACACCTGA
- a CDS encoding peptide ABC transporter substrate-binding protein: MDTKKSSWKKFLRLDFATKDLDGQAQKLTKTTLRHTHMFISSRLEHLAGVKRHVLGWIFLVILLITISMVQWLSFRELYAHNAPARGGSYSEGVLGPLETLNPIFARSSAEKSAARLMFASLYNYDATGHIKGDLAESVTVNEAETEYTVKLRRNLKWSDGAPLDARDVVFTVNLLKDARTQSSITGWQSINVKQVDERTVQFILPAPYAPFMHALTFPVLPQHSLSEVNPAELREHGYGKSPVTSGPFAMRILQNANADGSKKVLHLVANSQYHHGAPKLDRFQLYVYPTRDEITKGLKTSEIMATPELSYMAQSDQIRHMYASRSYAINDGVYALFNTQSEVVSSRKVRQALVQSINTQALREKFAFAKKPLHGPIFDDQVDGQLAGRLPYDTEAAKKLLDEEGWKVVGNQRKKGEQVLQLSFVTLKGSDFETIARELVKVWQETLHITVDLRVVDPNDASQNVLQSVLRPRGFDVLLYELVLGGDADVFAYWHSSQANQGGLNFANYNSAVADDALAAGRTKQSAKQRVSKYQAFTKHWQSDVPALALYQVQLDYIHLRSVSALDKSMRLVYPTDRFADVIYWTVRRESVYKTP; this comes from the coding sequence TTGGACACAAAAAAATCATCTTGGAAAAAATTTCTGCGACTGGACTTCGCAACAAAAGATCTTGATGGGCAAGCACAAAAACTGACTAAAACGACCTTGCGTCACACGCATATGTTTATCTCTTCGCGCCTCGAACATTTGGCTGGAGTTAAGCGGCATGTCCTGGGGTGGATCTTTCTGGTTATTCTATTGATTACCATCAGCATGGTGCAGTGGCTGTCATTTCGTGAATTATATGCTCATAACGCACCAGCCAGGGGTGGGTCGTATTCAGAGGGCGTGCTGGGCCCATTAGAGACACTGAACCCAATCTTTGCTCGTAGTAGTGCCGAAAAATCAGCGGCTCGGCTGATGTTTGCGAGCCTCTATAATTATGATGCGACTGGTCATATCAAGGGTGATCTTGCTGAGTCGGTCACAGTCAATGAGGCCGAGACTGAGTATACGGTCAAATTGCGCCGTAATCTCAAGTGGTCAGACGGAGCGCCGCTGGATGCTCGCGACGTGGTGTTTACTGTTAATCTACTCAAGGATGCACGGACACAATCGTCAATTACCGGCTGGCAGTCGATCAACGTCAAGCAGGTTGACGAGCGAACGGTGCAATTTATCCTGCCGGCCCCATACGCACCATTCATGCACGCCCTCACCTTTCCGGTTTTGCCTCAGCACAGCCTCAGTGAAGTTAATCCGGCCGAGCTACGTGAGCATGGTTATGGCAAGTCGCCCGTAACCTCTGGGCCGTTTGCTATGCGGATTCTACAGAATGCCAATGCTGATGGGTCGAAAAAAGTGCTTCACCTCGTGGCTAACTCGCAGTATCATCATGGCGCGCCAAAGCTGGATCGCTTTCAGCTGTATGTATATCCGACGCGGGACGAGATAACCAAAGGTCTCAAGACGAGTGAAATTATGGCGACACCGGAGTTGTCATATATGGCTCAGTCAGACCAGATCCGTCACATGTATGCCTCGCGGTCGTACGCTATTAACGATGGCGTTTATGCATTATTTAATACCCAGAGCGAAGTGGTGAGTTCGCGCAAAGTTCGACAAGCACTGGTCCAGTCGATTAATACCCAAGCGCTACGCGAGAAGTTTGCTTTCGCCAAGAAGCCACTACACGGCCCAATTTTTGACGACCAAGTAGACGGGCAACTGGCCGGTCGTTTGCCGTATGACACAGAAGCAGCAAAAAAGTTACTGGACGAAGAGGGGTGGAAGGTAGTCGGTAATCAGCGTAAAAAGGGTGAGCAGGTTTTGCAGCTATCGTTCGTGACGCTCAAAGGCTCTGATTTTGAAACTATTGCGCGTGAACTCGTAAAAGTCTGGCAGGAAACGCTGCATATCACCGTTGACTTGCGGGTGGTTGATCCAAATGATGCCTCGCAGAACGTTTTGCAGTCCGTCCTGCGGCCGCGCGGCTTTGATGTGCTATTGTATGAGTTAGTGCTGGGCGGTGACGCCGATGTCTTTGCCTACTGGCATTCGTCACAGGCCAATCAAGGTGGTCTCAATTTTGCTAACTATAACAGCGCGGTGGCCGATGATGCCCTCGCGGCTGGTCGCACCAAACAAAGCGCCAAGCAACGGGTTAGCAAATACCAAGCGTTTACCAAGCATTGGCAGTCCGATGTGCCGGCCCTCGCACTATATCAAGTGCAACTGGATTACATTCACTTGCGTTCCGTGTCGGCGCTTGATAAGTCAATGCGGTTGGTATATCCCACCGATCGGTTTGCCGACGTGATCTACTGGACAGTTCGCCGCGAATCCGTTTACAAAACACCGTAA
- the secG gene encoding preprotein translocase subunit SecG, which translates to MSLDTILPYVTLGSAILMIIAILLQQRGASLGAGFGSSGELFTTRRGFDKNLFDVTIVFAVVFVLSILASLVLPSLKG; encoded by the coding sequence ATGTCACTTGATACTATTTTGCCGTATGTCACATTAGGATCAGCCATTTTGATGATCATTGCCATATTGTTGCAGCAGCGTGGCGCGAGCCTAGGCGCAGGATTTGGCTCGTCGGGCGAGCTGTTCACCACGCGGCGAGGTTTTGACAAGAACTTGTTTGATGTGACTATCGTGTTTGCTGTTGTGTTCGTACTGTCGATCTTGGCGAGTTTGGTGCTGCCGAGTCTGAAGGGCTAG
- a CDS encoding phage holin family protein gives MRRQFAIFFVRWVLNSVGIWVAVRLLGTSEPVVETTATFVLAGLIFSIINSILKPIVVILSLPAILLTLGLFTLVVNGIMVYISLALAPGLSMSFGSSILAGIILSLVNYIVSSAFVIKPAPE, from the coding sequence ATGAGACGACAATTTGCAATATTTTTTGTTAGGTGGGTACTTAATTCTGTTGGTATCTGGGTGGCGGTGCGGCTTCTCGGGACGAGTGAGCCAGTGGTCGAGACGACGGCAACGTTTGTCCTCGCTGGCCTCATCTTTTCGATCATCAACTCTATCTTAAAACCAATCGTTGTCATTTTGTCGCTACCGGCGATCTTACTGACGCTCGGCTTATTTACGCTGGTGGTGAATGGCATCATGGTTTACATATCATTGGCACTGGCGCCGGGATTATCCATGAGTTTTGGCTCGTCAATTCTTGCCGGAATCATACTCAGTCTGGTAAACTATATAGTAAGTAGCGCCTTCGTTATCAAGCCGGCGCCAGAATAA
- a CDS encoding prepilin-type N-terminal cleavage/methylation domain-containing protein, protein MSRKYGFTVIEILIVVVVIGILAGIGLVSYNGWRKETVRKAITSDLQNALSAAEQEKNFKGSYPATLPQSFKSGSPDIVITVRTIPPSGSTPAAICVEGTSSRQQLQMHIKSTERKVVDGAC, encoded by the coding sequence ATGAGTCGCAAGTATGGATTTACCGTCATAGAAATACTAATTGTCGTTGTGGTTATCGGCATCTTGGCGGGCATCGGTCTCGTCAGCTATAACGGGTGGCGCAAAGAGACGGTACGTAAAGCCATAACGTCAGATCTACAGAACGCGCTATCAGCGGCGGAGCAGGAGAAAAACTTCAAAGGGTCATACCCAGCGACGTTGCCGCAGTCGTTCAAAAGTGGCTCGCCAGACATCGTAATCACTGTACGAACAATCCCGCCGTCTGGCTCGACGCCGGCCGCAATCTGCGTTGAGGGGACGAGTAGTCGCCAGCAACTCCAGATGCACATCAAGAGCACTGAGCGCAAGGTAGTCGACGGCGCCTGTTAG
- a CDS encoding helix-hairpin-helix domain-containing protein: MNQRLQQKLKTLPRTPGVYFHKSASGEIIYVGKAAVLKNRVRQYFQDSRGRDNKTMALVAEIADTDWIETESEVDALFLESEMVKRYMPRYNVLLRDDKSQMYVRIDMKSEWPTVSFTRNPADDGAEYVGPFYNGFALKKALRYLRRVFPYLTRQRRPGQSKLDEDLGLSPRLSDGSAAYKATLRKLISYIKGNRKAIAAELERDMKTAAGLHDFERAADLRNKLRAMQELQRRVCFGDKEFLDISKDKALADLAKLLGLKDIPVRIEGYDISHMSGQQVVASLVVFTNGVSDRAEYRKFKVSEKNDDTSNMYETIFRRLSERHLKSWGRPDLLLIDGGKGQLAAAIRARDERGVTVPIVSIAKREEELLVHKTGSQIDIAFIEQIRSQSRTDIMIHEDGEVYVLDLHPGQRNASSHSKNLRASMEQARSEHPTADENTLATTDIIKLFQRIRDESHRFAVSYHTALKRQQQTKNQLEEIPGVGPKTRAKLLKKFGSINHIRNASLTDLEKIIGKELARKIILMLSS; the protein is encoded by the coding sequence GTGAATCAACGACTGCAGCAAAAACTTAAAACCCTGCCGCGCACTCCCGGTGTCTATTTTCATAAGTCTGCTAGCGGCGAGATTATTTATGTGGGCAAGGCGGCGGTGCTGAAAAACCGCGTGCGCCAGTACTTTCAGGATTCGCGCGGGCGGGACAATAAAACCATGGCGTTAGTGGCGGAAATTGCTGATACCGATTGGATTGAGACCGAGAGTGAGGTTGATGCGCTGTTTCTGGAAAGCGAGATGGTCAAACGCTATATGCCGCGCTACAACGTGCTGCTGCGTGACGATAAATCGCAGATGTATGTGCGCATCGACATGAAAAGCGAGTGGCCGACTGTCAGTTTTACGCGCAATCCAGCTGATGATGGGGCAGAATATGTTGGCCCGTTTTACAATGGCTTTGCTTTGAAAAAAGCCTTGCGATATTTGCGGCGAGTGTTTCCGTATTTGACCAGGCAGCGCCGGCCGGGGCAGTCGAAATTGGATGAAGATTTGGGCTTGAGTCCGCGGCTGAGTGATGGGTCAGCCGCCTACAAAGCCACTTTACGCAAGCTCATCAGCTACATCAAGGGCAATCGTAAAGCCATCGCCGCCGAGCTGGAACGCGACATGAAAACGGCAGCTGGGCTGCATGATTTTGAGCGGGCGGCCGACCTTCGCAATAAACTACGCGCCATGCAGGAATTGCAGCGGCGGGTTTGTTTCGGCGACAAAGAGTTTTTGGATATTTCGAAGGACAAGGCACTGGCTGATTTGGCGAAATTGTTGGGCCTAAAAGATATCCCGGTGCGCATCGAGGGATATGACATTTCGCATATGAGTGGCCAGCAGGTTGTCGCCAGTCTGGTGGTATTTACCAATGGCGTCAGCGACCGGGCGGAGTACCGCAAGTTCAAAGTCAGCGAGAAAAATGATGACACCAGCAATATGTATGAGACGATTTTTCGCCGGCTGAGCGAGCGTCATCTGAAAAGCTGGGGTCGTCCCGATTTACTACTTATTGACGGCGGAAAAGGTCAGCTAGCGGCGGCCATCAGAGCGCGTGATGAGCGTGGCGTCACTGTGCCGATTGTCAGCATCGCCAAGCGTGAGGAAGAGTTGCTGGTACATAAAACTGGTTCACAGATTGATATAGCGTTCATTGAGCAAATTAGGTCGCAGTCACGGACGGATATTATGATTCACGAAGACGGTGAGGTTTATGTGCTGGATTTACACCCAGGCCAGCGTAACGCCAGTTCGCACTCAAAAAACTTACGGGCTAGCATGGAGCAAGCTCGTAGCGAACACCCGACGGCGGACGAGAATACCCTTGCGACAACTGATATAATCAAACTGTTCCAGCGCATCCGCGACGAGTCGCACCGCTTTGCGGTGAGCTACCACACCGCACTCAAGCGCCAGCAGCAAACGAAAAATCAGCTGGAGGAAATTCCTGGTGTGGGACCAAAAACCCGCGCCAAATTGCTGAAAAAATTTGGCAGTATCAACCACATACGGAACGCCTCGTTGACTGATCTCGAAAAAATTATAGGTAAAGAGCTAGCGAGAAAGATTATACTTATGCTATCATCATAA
- a CDS encoding HD domain-containing protein: MNERQIAQLETIKNKVRDILGGDPSGHADDHVERVALLAERFASECNEPVDLYEVLLTAWLHDVDDYKLVGKAQAEKLTNAVNSMAEAGVAADLRQAVLENIAAIGYSKRLNGKKPQRLAGQLVSDADMCDAIGAVGIERGLMYACHHGGRIFDPAVWPNIDLAAHEYDVSGNTHDTDGFINHFFEKLLKLKDLMLTEPGRIEARERQHVMVDFLRAYFREKNVPEWSEFLEGYLLDITKANDLQ; the protein is encoded by the coding sequence ATGAACGAACGGCAGATAGCTCAACTTGAGACAATAAAAAATAAAGTGCGTGATATATTAGGCGGCGATCCATCAGGCCATGCTGATGATCACGTTGAGCGAGTGGCGCTGCTGGCGGAACGTTTTGCGAGCGAATGTAATGAGCCGGTAGACCTGTACGAAGTGCTGTTGACGGCTTGGTTGCATGACGTTGATGATTACAAATTAGTCGGCAAAGCGCAGGCAGAGAAATTGACGAACGCGGTCAATAGTATGGCGGAGGCGGGAGTGGCCGCTGATCTACGTCAGGCGGTATTAGAAAATATTGCGGCGATTGGGTATAGTAAACGACTGAACGGCAAAAAGCCGCAGCGGCTGGCGGGACAGCTGGTGTCTGACGCTGACATGTGCGATGCTATTGGTGCGGTTGGGATTGAGCGAGGATTGATGTATGCCTGCCATCACGGCGGGCGGATTTTTGACCCCGCGGTTTGGCCAAATATTGATTTAGCGGCGCACGAATACGACGTTAGCGGCAACACACATGATACCGACGGCTTTATTAATCACTTTTTTGAAAAGCTGCTGAAACTGAAAGACTTGATGCTAACGGAGCCGGGGCGAATAGAGGCGAGGGAGCGTCAGCACGTTATGGTTGATTTCCTTCGTGCCTATTTCCGCGAGAAGAATGTGCCGGAGTGGAGTGAGTTTTTGGAAGGGTATTTACTTGATATAACTAAGGCAAATGATTTACAATAG
- a CDS encoding threonine/serine exporter family protein, giving the protein MKTAVKRKVPEFIKRSLGRIPRLPTPEPIWQLDKIDESLTPNMRALRMTMTIAEELLAMGVAARDVVHMALGITGTYCRRRVHIDISSTLITISQDRGTEREPLTLVRTITLKYVNYQTIQALQNLALTIRDHHLPLAEAEKRTEELLAGPREHSRWIVCLAGGSVSMGVVILFNGSILMSGLAFVMGFVATATMRILDKWGLATFYLQIITALLITLAAGAAQWLNGWLGWQVDTTMLVISGIVLLVAGLMIVGAFQDAIDEYYVTANARLLRVTMATMGIVVGVMTGLYIIQRFGISFPTTPDRLGLAADIRAQYLGALIIAAGFAAGNHARLFGMLIAGGVGVLGWWVSSTLIGSLGVVIASGAAATVVGLTAVLASRLWRFPSVAIIAAGIVPLVPGLSLYNGLMGVIENPPTDPEFLLSLAVLARAIMIGVAIAIGASLGNMIGRPVRRGMIRWYNKLLRRRELNIQ; this is encoded by the coding sequence GTGAAAACAGCTGTGAAAAGAAAAGTACCTGAATTTATCAAGCGATCACTGGGACGAATTCCACGATTACCAACGCCAGAACCCATTTGGCAATTAGATAAAATCGACGAGAGCCTGACGCCAAATATGCGAGCGCTGCGGATGACGATGACAATCGCCGAGGAACTACTGGCGATGGGGGTGGCTGCTCGGGACGTCGTGCATATGGCGTTGGGGATCACCGGCACGTACTGCAGACGACGGGTCCACATTGATATCAGCTCAACGCTCATTACCATATCTCAAGATCGCGGCACCGAACGTGAACCGCTCACCTTAGTGCGGACGATTACCTTAAAATACGTTAATTACCAGACAATTCAAGCATTGCAAAACCTCGCCCTCACAATCCGTGACCATCATCTACCACTGGCCGAAGCTGAAAAACGCACTGAGGAATTATTAGCAGGCCCACGAGAGCACTCGCGCTGGATCGTCTGCCTAGCAGGCGGTAGCGTGTCAATGGGCGTGGTGATTTTATTTAACGGCTCGATCCTGATGAGCGGACTGGCGTTTGTGATGGGCTTTGTGGCGACGGCGACGATGAGGATTCTGGACAAATGGGGCCTCGCGACATTTTATCTCCAAATCATTACCGCGCTCCTAATCACCCTGGCGGCGGGCGCTGCCCAGTGGCTGAATGGCTGGCTGGGCTGGCAGGTTGATACGACAATGCTGGTGATCAGCGGTATCGTGCTATTGGTGGCGGGGTTGATGATCGTTGGCGCCTTTCAGGATGCGATTGACGAATATTACGTGACAGCAAATGCCCGACTGCTGCGGGTAACTATGGCGACGATGGGTATTGTTGTCGGTGTAATGACCGGGCTATATATTATTCAGCGATTTGGGATTAGCTTTCCAACGACGCCGGATCGGCTGGGGCTAGCGGCAGACATACGGGCGCAATACTTGGGAGCGCTGATTATTGCTGCTGGTTTCGCGGCCGGCAATCACGCGCGTTTGTTCGGAATGCTGATTGCCGGCGGTGTTGGCGTGTTGGGATGGTGGGTGTCAAGTACGCTAATTGGGTCACTCGGAGTTGTCATCGCCAGCGGCGCCGCAGCAACAGTAGTCGGATTGACAGCGGTGCTGGCATCCCGGCTGTGGCGCTTTCCTTCAGTGGCCATTATCGCTGCTGGTATCGTACCGCTGGTGCCGGGTTTGTCGCTCTATAACGGCTTGATGGGTGTGATAGAGAATCCACCGACCGACCCTGAATTTTTACTGTCACTGGCCGTCCTCGCACGAGCTATCATGATCGGCGTGGCCATCGCCATCGGTGCATCGCTTGGTAATATGATCGGCCGACCAGTACGACGCGGTATGATTCGCTGGTATAATAAGCTCCTGCGACGACGAGAGCTTAACATTCAATAA